In the Deltaproteobacteria bacterium genome, one interval contains:
- a CDS encoding amidohydrolase yields MNELRIPKSHPVIDAHTHIGDILTRGGGEIIWNMGVGKPLIFDPITLWGLVGYRNFGLGNLLYRLSLSQAITAEQVRSRTATLENLRKSMDRLGITHSACMPVHPYVVYGDLAEAAAQDPGVIPFTTVDLAVGGDFEAQLTADKAGGAKGLKLHGIIQKVALDDPRTHKAVEAAGKAGLAVLFHCGISNYYKGEEKDRNIPEYGAVDYAVRLVREHPDVRFVVGHAGMYEVKEVMEKLAAFKNVCVDTSIQSAANIRKLIKVLGPDRVLFASDWPFGDAWAALACARKACKGDGPLLRKVLYENAARVYGIG; encoded by the coding sequence ATGAACGAACTGCGCATCCCAAAATCCCATCCCGTCATCGACGCGCACACTCACATCGGAGACATATTAACCAGGGGCGGGGGCGAAATCATCTGGAACATGGGAGTAGGCAAACCTCTGATTTTTGATCCCATCACTCTCTGGGGATTGGTGGGTTATCGCAATTTCGGCCTTGGAAACCTGCTATACCGTCTTTCTCTCAGCCAGGCCATCACGGCCGAACAGGTTCGCAGCCGGACCGCAACCCTGGAAAATCTCCGAAAATCCATGGATCGATTGGGCATAACACATAGCGCCTGCATGCCAGTCCATCCTTACGTGGTCTATGGCGATCTGGCGGAAGCCGCCGCCCAGGACCCCGGCGTGATCCCGTTTACCACCGTGGATTTGGCGGTGGGCGGCGATTTTGAAGCACAGCTTACGGCGGACAAGGCGGGTGGAGCAAAGGGACTCAAGCTCCACGGCATAATCCAGAAGGTGGCCCTGGACGATCCGCGCACCCACAAAGCGGTGGAAGCCGCGGGCAAGGCGGGGCTTGCCGTGCTGTTCCACTGCGGCATTTCCAATTATTATAAAGGGGAAGAGAAAGACAGGAATATCCCGGAATACGGCGCCGTTGATTACGCCGTGCGCTTGGTGCGGGAACATCCGGACGTGCGTTTTGTAGTGGGCCACGCCGGCATGTACGAAGTGAAGGAAGTCATGGAAAAACTGGCCGCCTTCAAAAATGTCTGCGTGGACACCTCGATCCAGTCCGCGGCCAATATAAGGAAACTGATTAAGGTTTTAGGCCCAGACCGGGTGCTTTTTGCTTCGGACTGGCCCTTTGGCGATGCCTGGGCCGCCCTGGCCTGTGCGCGTAAAGCCTGCAAAGGAGACGGGCCTCTGCTTCGGAAAGTTTTATACGAAAACGCGGCAAGGGTTTACGGCATTGGGTAA
- a CDS encoding molybdopterin-dependent oxidoreductase, with amino-acid sequence MEKWHQTGCVLCSQNCGIEVLVRDNRMVKIRPDKTNPRSRGYICRKGLNVFHHQHNADRLTHPLKRHGKGFQKITWEQAFSEIAGKLSNILEKHGPRSFAYMGGGGQGCHFDAPFGICFMRALGSQYHYNALAQELTGYYWVNGRMLGRQNRVPVPDEDRSDMLIAWGWNGMQSHQMPRAPLVLKEFADNPDKILAAVDPRKSQTATTANIHLALRPGTDALLIRALISLILEMGWEDKDYIRQHVSGWDKVRPWFTGFDVKGALKVCGLEYQEVEDFCLLLSTRKWCVHPDLGLIMNRHSTLASYLLNLLATVCGRFCVPGGNHLPPIVLPLGLDSDERAPGTWRTMETGFFAINGYFPPNVLPEEILADKPERVRVVLTCGSNPLRSYADTSAYEKAFRELDLLVTVELAMTETARMAHYVLPARSAYESYDGTFFPWTPKSFFQMRRPIVEPEGEPLECGEIFTGLADAMGLIPPIPDSLYQAAQKGPMDFSLAAAPWIQNTPQALQRLPFILAKTLGREMGSAHLAMLFGLLQQRLAAYKDPDGRILEPMDLFDRILNGRGLLPEYPGLLAKGPESLKKHWSTLYGLSRVRPTSAVAEADRQGFSTARAVIKALAPDRVVKVLQAAVRQRSYLPLMELSPTAVLAQEMFQAILDHPEGVWLGEGHPDNFREIRTPDGKIQVHVPELKDWLLGLSPEAETKALAPDPDFPFVLLAGRHVKTNANTLMRNPEWNKKLRDCTLLMNPADAEKLNLSDGQMVRVRTHAGHEVLELEVTDSARPGQVAMPHGSGLQYDGRVHGANVNRLTSNTHRDPLAGTPLHRYVPCRVEAAE; translated from the coding sequence ATGGAAAAATGGCATCAGACCGGCTGCGTCCTTTGCTCCCAAAACTGCGGCATCGAGGTTCTTGTGCGGGACAACCGCATGGTCAAGATCCGGCCGGACAAAACCAATCCCCGAAGCCGGGGATACATATGCCGCAAGGGCTTGAACGTCTTTCACCACCAGCACAACGCGGACCGGCTTACCCACCCCCTCAAACGCCACGGCAAGGGATTTCAAAAGATCACCTGGGAGCAGGCCTTTTCCGAGATCGCCGGGAAGCTGTCAAACATTCTGGAAAAACACGGGCCAAGGTCCTTTGCCTACATGGGCGGCGGCGGCCAGGGCTGCCATTTTGATGCACCCTTCGGAATCTGTTTTATGCGGGCCCTGGGCTCTCAATACCACTACAACGCCCTTGCTCAGGAACTGACGGGCTATTACTGGGTCAACGGCCGCATGCTGGGCCGCCAGAACCGCGTCCCCGTGCCCGACGAGGACCGCTCGGACATGCTCATTGCCTGGGGCTGGAACGGCATGCAGAGCCACCAGATGCCCCGGGCCCCCCTGGTCCTGAAGGAGTTTGCCGACAATCCGGACAAAATCCTTGCCGCGGTGGACCCCAGAAAATCCCAAACCGCAACAACCGCCAACATCCACCTTGCCCTCAGGCCCGGGACCGACGCCCTGTTAATCCGGGCTCTCATCAGCCTGATCCTGGAAATGGGCTGGGAGGACAAGGACTACATCCGGCAGCACGTTTCAGGGTGGGACAAGGTGAGGCCCTGGTTTACCGGCTTTGACGTAAAGGGAGCCTTGAAGGTCTGCGGGCTGGAATATCAGGAGGTCGAGGACTTCTGCCTGCTTCTTTCCACCCGCAAATGGTGCGTGCATCCGGACCTTGGCCTGATCATGAACCGCCACTCCACCCTGGCCTCCTACCTCCTGAATCTCCTGGCGACTGTATGCGGGCGCTTTTGCGTGCCCGGTGGCAACCACCTGCCGCCCATTGTCCTGCCCCTGGGTCTGGACTCCGACGAGCGCGCCCCCGGGACCTGGCGAACCATGGAGACTGGTTTTTTCGCCATCAACGGGTATTTTCCGCCCAACGTCCTTCCAGAGGAAATACTTGCCGACAAGCCCGAGCGAGTGCGGGTCGTGCTGACCTGTGGCTCCAACCCCTTGCGCTCCTACGCCGACACTTCGGCTTACGAAAAGGCTTTCAGGGAACTGGACCTATTGGTGACCGTGGAACTGGCAATGACCGAGACCGCTCGAATGGCCCATTACGTCCTGCCTGCGCGCTCGGCCTATGAATCCTATGACGGTACGTTTTTCCCCTGGACGCCCAAGTCGTTTTTCCAGATGCGACGGCCCATTGTGGAGCCCGAGGGCGAGCCTTTGGAATGCGGCGAAATATTCACCGGCCTGGCCGACGCCATGGGCCTCATCCCGCCCATTCCGGACTCCCTTTACCAGGCCGCCCAAAAGGGCCCCATGGATTTTTCCCTGGCAGCGGCCCCCTGGATCCAGAACACCCCCCAGGCTCTTCAGAGGCTTCCCTTTATTCTGGCCAAGACCCTGGGCCGGGAGATGGGCTCGGCCCACCTGGCCATGCTATTCGGCCTCCTGCAGCAGCGGCTGGCCGCCTACAAGGACCCGGATGGGAGGATCCTGGAGCCCATGGACCTATTTGACCGGATCCTTAATGGCCGGGGACTCCTGCCCGAGTATCCGGGCCTGCTGGCCAAGGGCCCTGAAAGCCTTAAAAAGCACTGGAGCACCCTCTACGGCCTTTCCCGCGTGCGACCCACATCTGCCGTGGCCGAGGCCGACCGTCAGGGTTTTTCCACGGCCAGGGCCGTAATAAAGGCCCTCGCTCCCGACCGTGTAGTTAAAGTACTCCAGGCCGCTGTCAGGCAGCGCAGCTACCTGCCACTTATGGAACTCTCGCCCACGGCGGTTCTGGCCCAGGAGATGTTCCAGGCCATTTTGGATCACCCCGAAGGCGTCTGGTTGGGTGAGGGCCATCCGGACAACTTCCGGGAAATAAGGACCCCTGATGGCAAGATCCAAGTCCATGTTCCTGAACTCAAGGACTGGCTCCTTGGCCTTTCGCCCGAAGCCGAGACAAAGGCGCTCGCCCCGGACCCGGACTTCCCCTTTGTTCTCCTGGCGGGACGGCACGTCAAAACCAACGCCAACACCCTCATGCGAAATCCGGAATGGAACAAAAAGCTCCGGGATTGCACACTCCTGATGAACCCGGCCGACGCCGAAAAATTAAATCTGTCGGACGGCCAGATGGTGCGCGTCCGCACCCATGCCGGTCACGAGGTCCTGGAACTTGAGGTCACCGATTCGGCCAGGCCAGGCCAGGTGGCCATGCCCCACGGGTCCGGACTTCAATACGACGGCCGGGTCCACGGCGCCAACGTTAACCGGCTGACAAGCAACACTCACCGTGACCCCCTGGCAGGCACGCCCCTGCACCGCTACGTGCCTTGTCGGGTGGAGGCGGCTGAATAG
- a CDS encoding cation-translocating P-type ATPase, with translation MGTKNSPALPGPERIEPSVWAGLSPEEAAGRLTTAIEEGLDPEEAQKRLELYGPNVLKEVGKRSVLRMFADQFVSALVLVLLIAVLVSLLVGSVKDAIAILTVLFLNGILGFAQDFRAEKAIAALRKLSTPMVRVRRGGVVTEMASSGLVPGDVVMIEAGNIVPADGRIVESAGLKISEAVLTGESEPAEKESGSLPGEGPLSLGDLKNFCFMGTTVTYGRGRFLVTVTGMDTELGLIAGLIQSVDRVKSPLQKKLDSLGHALAIAALIVLSAVFGLGLLIGEDWKLMLMTSVSMAVAVIPEGLPAVVTIALALGAQRMLRRNILIRRLPAVETLGSVTVICSDKTGTLTENRMTVTVLDLAGHRLDLSEEMNHSGPSTIVFDNQAEILKKEPALSLLLMGSALCNDAVLRASGNSRERFRAIGDPTEGALVIAAARFGLFKDSLDAAYPRVGEIPFDSDRKLMTTVHRVEDCRAWIGECAEIEAEKLLVFTKGAPDELLKVCGRAFLSGKEAPMNDEYLERIRSANENLAMGGMRVLGAAFKSTGKEALNTALSPDDLENDLVFIGMVGMLDPPRADVKTSVATCISAGIRPVMITGDHPLTARRIASDLGILMDGGVLTGAEMEEIPPELFSEKVEEVSVFARVAPERKLKIVEALQQKGHVVAMTGDGVNDAPALRRADIGVAMGITGTDVSKEAASMVLLDDNFSSIVSAVEEGRAIFDNILRFIKFSLAGNVGKVLLVLLAPLFGLPVPLTPFQILWLNLVTDGVLGLGIGMEPADPGAMKRPPRNPSEGIMSGGTGLSIFLLGSLLGAVNLGVAFWACQQSEAPATIIIMTTVVILQIVEAHVLRSNSRSVFFMNPLSNKPLLAATLVVIVLQALVITLPPIGSIFETGVMSPDLMAVPLIAGGVVLVILEAMKWIFNRKRK, from the coding sequence ATGGGCACGAAAAACAGCCCTGCGCTGCCTGGCCCTGAAAGAATTGAACCATCCGTCTGGGCCGGTCTCAGTCCTGAAGAAGCAGCCGGAAGGCTTACGACCGCTATAGAGGAGGGTCTTGATCCCGAAGAGGCCCAAAAGAGGCTGGAACTGTACGGCCCGAACGTTTTGAAGGAGGTCGGAAAACGGTCGGTCCTGCGGATGTTCGCGGATCAGTTCGTGAGCGCTTTGGTTCTTGTCCTCCTCATCGCCGTTCTCGTTTCTCTTCTGGTGGGCAGCGTCAAGGACGCCATCGCGATACTCACGGTTTTGTTTCTTAACGGTATTTTGGGGTTCGCCCAGGATTTCAGAGCTGAAAAGGCCATCGCCGCGCTGCGGAAGCTTTCCACGCCAATGGTGCGCGTAAGGCGCGGAGGCGTTGTCACCGAAATGGCTTCATCCGGCCTCGTACCCGGAGATGTGGTCATGATCGAGGCCGGCAACATAGTACCGGCCGACGGCCGTATTGTGGAGTCCGCAGGACTCAAGATTTCCGAGGCGGTCCTTACCGGGGAATCGGAGCCCGCCGAAAAGGAGTCCGGCAGTCTTCCGGGGGAAGGCCCATTGTCTTTGGGTGATCTTAAAAATTTCTGCTTCATGGGCACCACGGTTACTTACGGAAGGGGCCGGTTCCTGGTGACCGTAACCGGAATGGACACCGAGCTCGGACTTATCGCGGGGCTGATTCAAAGCGTAGACCGCGTGAAATCCCCCTTGCAGAAGAAGCTCGACTCGCTGGGCCACGCCCTGGCCATTGCCGCCCTCATCGTTCTTTCCGCAGTTTTCGGTCTCGGCCTTCTGATCGGCGAAGACTGGAAACTGATGCTCATGACCTCAGTCAGCATGGCCGTGGCGGTCATACCCGAAGGCCTACCTGCGGTGGTAACCATCGCTCTCGCCCTGGGAGCGCAGAGGATGCTCAGGCGAAACATTCTTATCCGCAGGCTTCCGGCGGTCGAGACCCTGGGCTCCGTCACCGTTATCTGTTCGGACAAAACCGGAACCCTTACAGAAAACCGGATGACCGTTACAGTTCTTGATCTTGCGGGCCACAGGCTGGATTTGTCGGAGGAAATGAACCATTCCGGGCCTTCGACCATTGTTTTCGACAACCAGGCGGAAATACTGAAAAAAGAGCCTGCCCTATCCCTTCTGCTGATGGGTTCGGCCCTGTGCAATGACGCTGTTCTGCGCGCCTCCGGCAATTCACGGGAGCGTTTCCGGGCAATTGGAGACCCCACCGAAGGCGCACTGGTTATAGCAGCCGCCAGGTTCGGCCTCTTCAAGGACAGTCTTGACGCGGCCTATCCAAGGGTGGGCGAAATTCCTTTCGATTCGGACAGAAAGCTGATGACCACTGTTCATCGTGTCGAAGACTGCCGGGCGTGGATCGGGGAATGCGCCGAAATAGAAGCGGAAAAGCTTCTGGTCTTCACCAAGGGAGCTCCCGACGAGCTTCTCAAGGTTTGCGGCCGGGCCTTTCTCAGCGGAAAAGAAGCGCCGATGAACGATGAGTATCTTGAAAGAATCCGGTCCGCCAATGAGAACCTGGCCATGGGTGGAATGAGGGTTTTGGGCGCGGCTTTCAAGTCCACCGGAAAAGAGGCTTTAAATACCGCGCTTTCGCCGGATGATCTTGAAAACGATCTCGTTTTCATAGGCATGGTCGGCATGCTCGACCCGCCCAGAGCCGACGTCAAGACATCCGTTGCAACCTGCATTTCGGCTGGAATCAGGCCGGTGATGATAACGGGAGATCATCCTCTGACCGCCAGACGAATAGCCTCCGACCTTGGCATACTTATGGATGGCGGAGTTCTGACCGGGGCCGAAATGGAGGAGATTCCGCCTGAGCTTTTCAGCGAAAAGGTGGAGGAAGTTTCAGTTTTTGCGAGAGTTGCGCCCGAACGAAAACTGAAAATAGTTGAAGCGCTCCAGCAAAAGGGTCACGTGGTGGCGATGACGGGAGACGGAGTCAACGACGCTCCGGCCCTGCGGCGTGCAGACATTGGAGTCGCCATGGGAATAACCGGAACCGACGTTTCCAAGGAAGCGGCGTCCATGGTGCTGCTTGATGACAATTTTTCGAGCATCGTGTCGGCTGTTGAAGAAGGCCGGGCGATATTCGACAATATTCTGCGTTTTATCAAATTTTCCCTTGCCGGAAACGTCGGCAAGGTTCTGCTTGTCCTTCTCGCCCCGCTTTTCGGTCTTCCGGTTCCGCTGACGCCATTTCAGATTCTTTGGCTGAATCTTGTGACGGACGGCGTATTGGGACTGGGAATAGGAATGGAGCCCGCCGATCCCGGCGCCATGAAAAGGCCGCCAAGGAATCCATCAGAAGGAATCATGTCCGGCGGGACCGGTCTTTCGATCTTTCTCCTGGGTTCTCTCCTGGGCGCGGTCAATCTGGGCGTCGCCTTCTGGGCTTGTCAACAATCGGAAGCTCCGGCGACAATTATTATAATGACCACCGTGGTGATTCTCCAGATTGTGGAGGCCCATGTCCTTCGGTCAAACTCGCGGTCCGTTTTTTTTATGAATCCCCTTTCAAACAAGCCCCTTTTAGCTGCCACCCTCGTTGTCATTGTTTTGCAGGCCCTTGTGATAACCCTGCCTCCTATAGGAAGCATTTTTGAAACAGGCGTAATGTCCCCTGACCTGATGGCCGTGCCTTTGATTGCGGGTGGAGTGGTGCTGGTGATTCTGGAGGCGATGAAGTGGATATTTAACCGAAAGCGAAAATAA
- a CDS encoding FAD-dependent oxidoreductase, with protein MSYDFAICAIGGVSNFFGVPGAEEIAFDFKSVRDCHSIGKALEALASKRKGFSLVIVGGGIEGVESMGEVLRKFGEHDGLLIHLVDGQPRTLSFGPPGLHDELVRLCRNLPVLFHMQRSVKAVYENRVILSDDESIAADMVIWTGGVKPRDDLFKWGLAESRGKWAGVKDSLQHVIYSNIFVAGDSALTEKPVGKQAYHAVDMGERAAKNVILCAKGKTPLDFKPSSKPTLVTFGHLSTFLVSKSFCVSGPALSFVKEAVYQAVMLKFDPGWKAGRAFRLAKRASTGLAGKVLPLLSSPGDLIKLADIRIIH; from the coding sequence TTGTCATACGATTTCGCAATATGCGCCATAGGCGGTGTTTCAAATTTTTTTGGAGTGCCGGGTGCCGAGGAGATAGCCTTTGATTTCAAGAGCGTGAGGGACTGCCATTCCATAGGAAAGGCCCTCGAAGCCCTTGCTTCCAAAAGAAAAGGTTTTTCCCTGGTGATAGTGGGAGGCGGCATAGAGGGTGTTGAATCCATGGGCGAGGTGCTGCGGAAATTCGGCGAACACGACGGCCTTCTGATCCATCTGGTTGACGGGCAGCCAAGAACCTTGAGTTTCGGGCCTCCCGGCCTTCACGATGAGTTGGTGAGGCTTTGCCGAAACCTGCCTGTTCTTTTCCACATGCAAAGGTCGGTGAAGGCTGTTTACGAAAACAGGGTGATTCTGTCCGATGATGAATCAATTGCGGCGGACATGGTCATATGGACAGGCGGAGTAAAACCCCGTGACGATCTTTTCAAATGGGGGCTTGCCGAGAGCCGTGGAAAATGGGCCGGTGTAAAAGACAGTCTTCAACATGTCATATATTCCAACATATTTGTCGCGGGGGATTCGGCCTTGACCGAAAAGCCTGTGGGAAAGCAGGCTTATCACGCAGTTGACATGGGCGAAAGAGCCGCTAAAAACGTCATCCTTTGCGCAAAAGGGAAAACCCCACTCGATTTTAAGCCTTCATCCAAACCCACCCTTGTGACCTTCGGGCACCTTTCCACTTTTCTTGTTTCAAAATCCTTCTGTGTTTCAGGTCCCGCGCTTTCATTTGTAAAGGAGGCTGTTTACCAGGCGGTCATGCTGAAATTCGACCCCGGCTGGAAGGCCGGGAGGGCCTTTAGGCTTGCCAAAAGGGCGTCAACAGGCCTTGCCGGAAAAGTTCTGCCATTGCTTTCATCCCCAGGCGACCTCATAAAATTGGCCGATATCCGGATCATACACTGA
- a CDS encoding NAD(P)-binding protein yields the protein MKIFGKKSKKKVVIVGAGFAGLSAAKILTTDFDVTVIDPWPYFEFLPNIHELVSAVKKPRQLRLSRKKIVENMGHRHLEDRVSE from the coding sequence ATGAAAATATTCGGAAAAAAGTCAAAGAAAAAGGTTGTGATAGTGGGGGCCGGATTCGCCGGGCTTTCAGCGGCCAAGATTCTGACTACCGATTTCGATGTTACGGTTATCGACCCCTGGCCTTATTTCGAATTTCTTCCCAACATCCACGAGTTGGTGAGTGCCGTAAAAAAGCCCCGGCAACTGAGGCTTTCAAGAAAGAAAATAGTCGAGAACATGGGTCACCGGCACCTTGAAGACAGAGTATCGGAATGA
- a CDS encoding tryptophan-rich sensory protein, whose protein sequence is MTRYSRRNIYALLVFLAAVFLTAAVGGLFTGPNVEPMYQQVNRPGWAPPGWLFGPVWTVLYILIAVSGWLVWINGKPGSRRLPMSLYTAQLLLNGFWTLLYFKLRLPWLALLDIAALFFIILACIFSFRRVSPAAAVMMVPYALWTGFAAWLNFSIAKLNF, encoded by the coding sequence ATGACCCGGTACAGCCGAAGGAATATTTACGCCCTGCTCGTATTCTTGGCCGCCGTTTTTTTGACGGCGGCGGTTGGCGGCCTTTTCACCGGCCCAAACGTTGAGCCCATGTATCAGCAGGTCAATAGGCCGGGCTGGGCTCCTCCGGGCTGGCTTTTCGGACCTGTCTGGACTGTCCTTTACATTTTGATCGCCGTTTCAGGCTGGCTGGTCTGGATCAACGGGAAACCAGGTTCCCGCCGTCTTCCCATGAGTCTTTATACCGCTCAACTGCTGCTGAACGGTTTTTGGACTCTTCTGTATTTTAAGCTCAGACTTCCTTGGCTTGCCCTTTTGGACATAGCCGCGCTCTTTTTCATCATACTTGCCTGCATTTTTTCTTTCCGGAGAGTTTCGCCTGCTGCTGCGGTAATGATGGTTCCTTACGCGTTATGGACAGGGTTTGCTGCCTGGCTCAACTTTTCCATCGCAAAATTGAATTTCTGA
- a CDS encoding pyridoxamine 5'-phosphate oxidase family protein, with translation MKEFFEILNRTRICVLATESGGVPHTSLMACAFDEKRRSLIVATGANTKKFSNISLNPNVSVLVDTRLESQDRDLSAVKALSLSGRAIRIPKEELQGARELLCKANPDLSGFLNDFGLVLLHIEIKKALFLDGPQNARTFFFDKEYEMEELSRYFEETKGFGVLSSAGKDGEVNAAVYGRPHFMDDGSLAFLMQDRLNLKNVRETGKAHYLFREDGPGYSGKRLALSMVGESDDQDLAARLRRREKPGKTMKKVLIVCFKVERVLPLIGADEDDV, from the coding sequence ATGAAGGAATTTTTTGAAATACTTAACAGGACTCGAATTTGCGTGCTTGCCACGGAATCCGGAGGCGTTCCTCACACTTCCCTCATGGCCTGCGCTTTTGACGAAAAACGAAGGTCTCTTATAGTAGCGACAGGAGCAAATACCAAAAAATTCAGCAACATATCACTGAACCCCAATGTAAGCGTTCTTGTGGATACAAGACTGGAGAGCCAGGACCGGGATTTGTCGGCGGTCAAGGCGCTTTCATTAAGCGGGCGGGCGATTCGCATTCCTAAGGAAGAATTACAAGGCGCGAGGGAACTTCTGTGTAAAGCTAACCCCGACCTTTCAGGCTTTCTGAACGATTTCGGCCTTGTTTTGCTTCACATAGAAATCAAAAAGGCTTTGTTTCTCGATGGTCCCCAAAACGCCCGCACTTTTTTCTTCGATAAGGAATACGAAATGGAAGAGCTTTCACGCTATTTTGAGGAAACAAAAGGGTTCGGGGTTCTCTCGAGCGCCGGAAAAGACGGTGAAGTCAACGCTGCCGTCTATGGAAGGCCACATTTTATGGATGACGGATCACTGGCCTTTCTGATGCAGGATCGCTTAAACCTTAAAAATGTGCGCGAAACGGGAAAGGCCCACTATCTTTTTCGGGAGGACGGCCCCGGTTATTCGGGAAAGCGTCTGGCCCTTTCAATGGTTGGGGAATCCGACGACCAGGACCTTGCGGCGCGTCTTAGAAGGCGTGAAAAACCAGGAAAGACAATGAAAAAGGTTTTAATTGTTTGCTTTAAAGTTGAAAGGGTGCTGCCCCTTATCGGCGCTGACGAGGATGATGTCTGA
- a CDS encoding helix-turn-helix transcriptional regulator: MNFVQKKNKHESAGDMLRFWRKLNKVSQMDLALDAGISSKHLSFVETGRSQPSRSLILKISDCLKLPLRQRNAFLMAAGFASEFKEEPFNGEKMEIVRSALTRMLEKHEPYPAMLINAAYDILMHNSGYQKVMKALAGEEVFLKHKNVYKMVFAENGLRNYIDNWPVVEKFMLNRLLGEAAATQNQKLFDLYNDVTQLRSSDSTGLEEIDPNMPVIVIRFKKDSIAASFFTTITTLGTPLDLTTQELRLELLFPADEETRRLFSGQT, translated from the coding sequence ATCAATTTTGTCCAAAAGAAAAATAAACACGAATCTGCTGGAGACATGTTGCGCTTCTGGCGAAAGCTCAATAAAGTCAGTCAGATGGACTTAGCCTTGGATGCCGGGATTTCTTCGAAACATTTAAGTTTCGTGGAAACGGGAAGATCGCAGCCCAGCCGCAGCTTGATCTTGAAAATCTCCGACTGCCTGAAATTGCCCCTAAGACAGAGAAACGCCTTTTTAATGGCGGCGGGTTTTGCGTCGGAGTTTAAAGAGGAACCCTTCAACGGGGAAAAGATGGAAATTGTCAGGAGCGCGTTAACCAGGATGCTGGAAAAGCACGAGCCATACCCTGCCATGCTTATCAACGCAGCCTATGATATTTTGATGCACAATTCCGGCTACCAGAAAGTCATGAAAGCCCTCGCAGGCGAAGAAGTATTTTTGAAACACAAAAATGTGTATAAAATGGTGTTTGCCGAAAACGGTTTGCGAAATTATATCGATAACTGGCCGGTTGTTGAGAAATTCATGTTGAACCGCCTTCTTGGAGAAGCAGCCGCAACACAGAACCAGAAACTGTTTGATTTATATAATGATGTTACACAACTTCGTTCCAGCGATAGTACGGGTCTTGAAGAAATCGATCCTAACATGCCGGTAATAGTTATCAGGTTCAAGAAAGATTCCATAGCCGCCAGTTTCTTTACAACAATAACAACACTCGGCACGCCTCTTGATTTGACAACGCAGGAGCTTAGATTGGAGCTTCTTTTTCCTGCTGATGAGGAAACCAGGAGATTATTTTCCGGGCAAACTTGA
- a CDS encoding TetR/AcrR family transcriptional regulator translates to MPKKKRTPEQVEAVRSDILSHAVALFVEEGFTGFSMRKLASRLGVAVVTIYSYFRNKDDLYLAIVVRGLSMLSARMNAKVACHDLSPLDRVRALITAYVDFGLDEPHIYSLLFTLPVPKYHDYVGTPLEKSALQALIEGVKVVDIFRTAERELVKNLPAEAEDFAFMRLTYFWIILHGFVSSYNSRALQYIYSGKISIKEQVINEVMRGIEKDVALADRIEGQSVR, encoded by the coding sequence ATGCCAAAAAAAAAGCGTACTCCTGAGCAGGTTGAAGCAGTGCGTTCTGATATTCTATCCCATGCTGTCGCGCTTTTTGTGGAAGAAGGTTTTACCGGCTTCAGCATGCGTAAGCTCGCCTCCCGGCTGGGAGTGGCGGTGGTGACCATTTACAGCTACTTCCGCAACAAGGACGATCTTTATCTCGCCATAGTTGTCCGGGGTCTTTCCATGCTCTCGGCGAGAATGAACGCCAAGGTGGCTTGCCATGATCTCTCGCCTCTGGACAGAGTACGGGCGCTAATCACCGCGTATGTTGATTTCGGGTTGGACGAGCCGCATATTTACAGTCTCTTGTTTACCCTGCCTGTGCCGAAGTATCATGATTATGTTGGCACTCCCCTTGAGAAGTCCGCCCTTCAAGCCCTCATTGAAGGCGTGAAGGTAGTCGACATTTTCAGAACTGCCGAAAGGGAATTGGTTAAAAACCTGCCGGCAGAGGCGGAGGACTTCGCGTTCATGCGGCTAACCTATTTCTGGATAATTCTGCACGGGTTCGTCTCCTCCTATAACAGTCGCGCCCTGCAATATATATATTCCGGAAAAATCTCCATTAAGGAGCAGGTGATCAATGAGGTGATGAGGGGTATCGAAAAGGATGTGGCTCTGGCCGATCGCATCGAGGGGCAGTCCGTCCGATGA